Below is a genomic region from Deltaproteobacteria bacterium.
TGGCTTGCGACAAGGCCGGTGAGGTTATCCTGGCCCAGGCCCTGGAGGCCATGAAAGCCGTCTATCCCGAACTCCGCCTCCGGCTTTTTAAAAACAACAGCGATCATCAGGGACACAGTTATGGCTGCCATGAGAACTATCTGATGGATGCCACCGACCACCAGGCCTGGCTGGTCGAAAACCCCCATTGGGCCGCCAGGGTGTTGATCCCCTTTCTGGTCACCCGGCAGGTCATGGCCGGAGCGGGCAAAGTCGGCAGCGAAGAATCGGCCAGGCCCGGGGTCCTGTATCAGGTATCGCAACGGGCCGATTTTATGGAAAACCTCTTCGGCCTGGAAACCATGTATGCCCGGCCGATCATCAACACCCGAGCCGAACACCACGCCGATGCCGGCCGCTTCCGTCGTCTCCATTTGATCATGGGTGACGCCAATCTGTGCGAGACAGCCGCTTTTCTGAAACTGGGCACCACCCAGATTGTCCTCAAAATGATGGAAGATCATTTTATCCGGGAAGATCTGACCCTCCAAAACCCCCTGAAGGCCATTCGACAGGTGTCGACGGCCTTTGACCATCCCCTCGAAATGAGCCAGGGACCAAGGATGACCGCCCTGCAAATCCAGCGTCGCCTCCTGGAAAGGGCCGAAGCCTACCAATATTCGGATGCGGCGGCCCAATTGCCTGACTATGGTTTGATCGTGGAACGCTGGGCTAAGGTTTTGGACGGCCTGGAGGGATTGAAACTTTCAACCGACCTGGATATCGAAGATGATCCCGGCGATCTGATCCGGAAACTGGATTGGGTCCTCAAGCTTTGGCTCCTCAACCGCTACCGGCATTCCAGGAATTGCGGCTGGGACCATCCCTGGCTACGGGTACTCGATCTGCACTATCACGGGTTGGATGATGGCGAGGGGCTTTTTTATCACCTGCAGGCCGACGGAATGACCGACCGGCTGATTGCCGATGAGGAAATCCGGCCATTCGTTTACGAGGCCCCGGAGGATACCCGGGCCTGGTTCCGCAGCCGCTGCATCCAAAAATTTGCTGCCGAGATCCTCTGGCTCAACTGGGAGGTCGTGGGGTTCAATCACGGGAATGTCCATCGAATGATCCCCCTGCTCAATCCACTTCAGGGAACCCGGGATCAGTTTGAAAGCCTTTTTACCGAGGCCCGGAATTCCGTCGAACTGATTTCCCGATTGGAGAGCACCGGGATCTGATCTGGAATAATGTTTTTATCGCTCAACCCAAGTAAGGAGATTCATTCATGTCCCAAGGCATACAGGTATTGATGTCAGAGGAACGGACCTTTCCGCCGCCGAAGGAATTCAGCGCCAGGGCCCACATCAAAAGCATCGAGGAATACCAAAAAATCTATAACTGGTCGGCGGAGAATACCGAGGAATTCTGGGCCAGGATGGCCGGGGAGCACCTGACCTGGTACAGAAAGTGGGACAAGGTCTGGGACTGGGATTTTTATAAACCCTCTGTCCAGTTTTTTGTGGGCGGCAAATTAAACGCCTCCTACAACTGCCTGGACCGGCACCTGGGTTCCCCGCTGCGCAACAAGGCGGCCCTCATCTGGGAAGGGGACCTGGGGGACTACAAGACCTATACCTACCAGCAGCTCTATACCGAGGTGAACCGCTTCGCCAACGTGCTGAAGAAAAACGGGATCACCAAAGGCGACCGGGTGACCATTTACCTGCCCATGATCCCGGAACTGCCGATCGCCATGCTGGCCTGCGCCCGGATCGGGGCCATCCACAGTATCGTCTTCGGAGGCTTCAGCCCTTCTTCCCTCAGGGACCGGATCCAGGACTGCCAGTCGACCCTGGTGATCACCGCCGACAACGGCCTGCGGGGAAACAAACTGGTGCCCTTGAAAACCAACGCCGACGAGGCCCTCAAGGAGTGCCCTTTCGTCGGGAAGGTCATCGTGGTCAACCGGGCCGGGAAGACCGAAATGCAGACCGGCCGGGATCTTTGGTGGCACGAACAGATGAAGGCCCCGGATATCGGCAATTACTGCGAACCGGAGGTGATGGACGCCGAGGACCCCCTGTTCATTCTCTATACCTCCGGCTCCACCGGCAAACCCAAAGGGGTGCTGCACACCACCGGCGGCTATCTGCTCTATACCAACCTGACCTTTAAGTGGATCTTCGACTATCACGAGGAGCTGACCCATTTCTGTACGGCCGATATCGGCTGGGTGACCGGGCACAGCTACATCGTCTACGGGCCCTTATCGGCCGGGGCCACCAGTCTGATGTACGAAGGCATCCCGACTTATCCCAATGCCGGCCGGTTCTGGGATATTGTAGACAAACACCAGGTCAACATCATCTATACGGCCCCCACAGCCATCCGGGCCCTGATGCGGGAGGGGACGGACTGGGTCACCAGGCATGATCTGTCTTCGCTGCGATTGCTGGGTACGGTAGGTGAGCCCATCAACCCCGAGGCCTGGATGTGGTATTACAAATATGTCGGGAAGGAGAAGCTGCCCATCGTAGACACCTGGTGGCAGACCGAGACCGGCGGGATACTGATCACCCCCCTGCCCGGGGCCATGACCCTCAAACCCGGTTCGGCCGCCGGGCCTTTTCCTGGCATATTCCCCAAGGTGATCAAAGAAGACGGCTCGGCGGCCAAGGCCAATGAGGGGGGATATCTGATTATCGAAAAGCCCTGGCCCGGTATGCTGCGGGGCACTTACGGCGATCCGGAAAACAAGCGGATCAAGGAAGTCTACTTTTCCCGGTTCCCCGGGATGTATATGACCGGTGACGGGGCCAGGGTGGACCAGGACGGTGACTACTGGCTCCTGGGCCGGATCGACGACGTCATCAACATTTCCGGACACCGTCTGGGAACGGCGGAAGTCGAGTCGGCCCTGGTCAGTCACCAGTCGGTGGCCGAATCGGCCGTGGTCGGCTTTCCCCACGAGATCAAGGGTGAGGGCATTTATGTCTTTGTAACCTTGAAAGAGGGCTTTGTCCCTACGGATGAATTGAAGAAGACCCTGGTGGCCCATGTCCGCAAGGTGATCGGACCCATTGCCTCACCGGACAAACTGCAGTTTACTTCGGGGTTACCCAAAACCCGTTCGGGAAAGATCATGCGCCGGATCCTGCGCAAGATCGCCCAGGGCGACGTGGAGGAGCTGGGCGACGTCTCGACCCTGGCCGATCCGAGCGTAGTAGGGAGCCTGGTTAAAGAGAGATTATAGAAAAAAGCGAATGTCGAATATCGAATACTGAATAATAAATGTCGAAGGAAGGAAAATACAACCCACTTCATGATTTGAAATTCGATGTTCGATTTTTAATATTCGTTTTTTCGTTCTAAACTCTCATGCCTCCAGAGGCACCACGAAGCATGAAAATTTCTTTCGCCAGACATCGATTTTAAGGGTTTTTTTACTTACTTTGAGCTTTCAGCTTTGAGCTATTTTCGCAATAAAATACCCGGGGGCCCGCTAAGGAAAAGCGGCGCCTCGCCAGGTCTTCATCAGTGGAGGGACCATGCCTGACAGTTCGCAGATCCAGAAAACGCGGAAAAAATCGCCATTTAAAAAGACCCCACCGGAATCCCGGCAGGAGCCCCTTTCTCAGGAAAAACAGAGAAAGCTCAAAGAATTGGATGATTATATCGAAAGTGTCCTCCAGGAGGCCGGTGAAGATTTCTTAGATCGTTTCAAACAGGTCGAAGGGGAATAGGTTGCGTCACAGGATCTTCGGAACCGAAAACGAATATGCCCCTTTTGACCATAACCAGACGGCAACGCCCCAGGTCCCGCTATCCAACAGGGGTTGGCCCGAGGATCAAGGGGAATTGGCCGCCGGCCTGATCGAAGGCCTTCAGGGGTGCCAATACCCTCGGGCCGGAGAATTTTTGGGCAACGGTGGCCGATTGTACCTGGATCGGGGCGGGCACCCGGAATACGCTACCCCGGAGTGCCGCACGGTAAAAGACCTGGTGGCTCATGAAAAGGCCGGGGACGTCCTTATCCAGGCACTGGTGGAGAAGGTGCGCTCCCAACAACCCCACAACCGCCTCCATGTATACAAGAACAATTGCGATTCTTATGGCCACACCTATGGCGGCCATGAGAATTACCTGGTCACTTCCCTGGCCATGAAGCATCTCGATCGTCTCGTCCCTTTCCTGGTTACCCGCCAGATCTATACCGGTACGGGCAAGATCATGACTTCCCCGCTCTGCAGCCTTCCGGCCTTCCAAATCAGCCAGCGGGCCGATTTTTTCGACGCAACCTTTTCCGACCGGACCTCCGAGACCCGGGGCATCATCAACATCCGTAAACGCGAAATAGCCCGGCCCGGAGAAAACCAGCGCCTGCATATCATCGTGGGCGACAGCAACATGTCCCAACCGGCCCTGGCCCTCAAAATAGGAACCACGGCCCTGATATTGCGGCTGTTGGAAGAAGAGGCCCTGGGCGAGGTCTTGGCCCTGGGCGCACCGGCCCAGGCCATCAAAGCGATCTCCCGTTCTTTGAAGGCCCCGGTGGCCATCCGGCGTCAAGGGCGGACCTTGCAGTACACGGCTTTAGAGGTCCAATCCCTGTATTTGGAAAAAGCCCTTCGATTCTGTGCCCGTCCGGGCACCGACCCCGAAGAGATCCGCTGGCTGGGCCTCTGGGAATATGTTTTGAAGGCCCTTAAATTTTTGGAAATCTCTCAGTCCGAGATGCTTCTTATCAACGACCCGGGAGAATTGAAAAGAAAAATCGACTGGGTACTTAAACTCTGGCTCCTCAGCCGCTCCCGGTCCAAGGGTGCCGATGATCGGCAATTGAAACTCCTGGATCTGATATACCACGACCTGGACCCTGCCTCCGGGCTCTTTGAACGTTGTCAGGCCCTGGGGCTGGTAGACCGGCTTGTGGACGAGGAGCGCATCCGACAGGCCCGGCGCAATCCTCCTGCGGACACCCGGGCCAGGCTGCGGGGCCTGATCATACAAAAAGCTTTTCATCAAAACGTGGACGTCCAGGTGGAGAACTGGGAAAGCATCCAGGTCCGGGCCCATCATCGTCGGGCCGGGATAAACCACCCTTTCCGCAACCTTACCACCGCGATGAACAAACTGGGGATCCGTCTGGATGACCCCTTCCAGGGAGAAAATCCCCAGGCCCTGGAGGAACTGGAACAATTTATTTTGGCCTGGGGCTGATAGACTATGGATGGTCCGGATAAAAAAATCGTAAATATCAATAGAGACCTCGAACGCAGCCGGGTGCGTCACGTCGTGATCGGCCAGTATATGCTGCACGAGGTCCAGCACCATTCCTTGCAGCACACCGGTTCTCCTTCCCTGATCCCCAAGGCCCACAGCCCGATGGATATATACAAGTGCCTGCATCAGGGGGAATTCGGCGTGGGCCACAGCCTGGATTATCCCAAACGGTTCCGGCAGCGTCTGGTCCGGGAAACGATGGAAGACGAGCCGGAAGAAGGCGCCCAGGAACCGGCCTTGGAAGACATCTCGGCCGAAGGCCGGGTACTGCGGGTGAACCTGCGCGCTTTTAGAGGCCTTTTTAATCACGAAATAGACAAGCGTATCGACCAATTGGCCCAGGTCTGTTTTGAATCCGCGGAAACCGCCCGAGGGAGTGAGACCCGTTTCAGGGAAACGCTGGCTTTTTTTAAGGACCTCAATCAGGCCAATGAATTGAGGATCGGAAGGCAGTCCTTCGCCTTTCCCGGAGAAATGGTCGATCGATTCCTGCTCGAGGTCCATGATTTAACCCGACGTCTGGGGCAGGTCCCGATCTTCGGTCATTCGCCGGACTACCGCCGGCTCAATCATCCGGCCTACCGGGTAGTAGATCGGACGGTCCTGGAAAAATCGCCTTTGGCCGGACTTTTGAAAAAGACGCCGGAACCGACCAGGTAACGGAGGAAGATCCATGGATATCAAAACCGCGGCGGCGGAGTTTCACGGGGCCTGTCTGGCGATTCTGGATCAACCAGAACTCCCAGCAGAATTAGCCTACCGGATGCAGCGGATCATAGACCGCTTCCTGCCGGTGGCGGATAAGATGTATCTCAAGACGGTAAAAGGCTTCCAAACCGTTTTGCAGTGCACCCAGCAGGCCAGGACCATTACAGATCACCTGCCAGCCGGCCGGTACCTTTTCTATCGGCAGGTTACGGATCTGGAAAATACCCTGGAGGAACTCCTCAAGGCGGCCTACGCATTTCGCATCAAGGCCGGCTGAAATGAACCTGCCTTGGATTGTGGAGTTCGGAGTTCAAAGGAGTTTTCGATTGAAGAGTTAAGATCTAAGATATACGGATTTGATTTTGACTTCCTTCGACATTCATCATTCGTTATTCGATATTCGATATTCGCCTGTTTTATAAGGGTTCAAGAGAAAATATGGAAAATTCAAGCACTTCCTTCCAGGCCCTTTTACTGCAACCTCCCCCGGGAGATTTGACCGGCCCTTATCCGGCCCTGGGCTATTTGAAATCCTACGCCGCTCACCAGGGATTTTGCGTGAAAGTCAAAGATCTGGGGATCGAAGCCCTGGATCATTTAACCCGGCCAGACCGGATCGCCCCCCTTCTCGACCAGGCCCGATCCATGCTTGGAGGGCTCAAGGCCCAAAAAGCCTTGGATGCCTCGGCACAGCAGCATTACCGCTTTTTATTGGCCGCCCTGGCGGCCGGACGACCGCCTCAATGGTTCTCCACCAACCTGGAAATTTTCCGGGACCCCGACCGGTTTTATGACTATCGGGAATATCAGAAGGCCCGGCTGGCCTTGAATGCCTTTTTCGGTCTGCTCAGCGCCGTCCATTTTCCCACCGTTCTGACTGCCGCCGAGTATCCCACGGCCGGCAGTCTCAAGACCTGGCCGGCTATCCTGGAACATTGCCAGGCCAGGGTCAACCCTTATGTGCATTACTACGAAGAGGTCCTCTTCCCCCTGTTAGCCGCCCATCCGCCGGCCCTGGTAGGCATCTCCATGGTCTTTGCCAACCAGTCGGTCCAGGCCCTGGTCCTGGGCCGCCTGATCAAGAGGCACTTCCCCCAGATCCAGGTGACCATGGGAGGCGCCTATCTTTCCCAATGGGTCATGCTCCTGGAAGGTGCCCGGCTGGAAGAATTTTTTCAGTGCACCGATTCCATCGTTATCGGGGAAGGAGAAAAACCCTTTGCCCGGCTGCTGGGAAAAATTAGCAACGGCCAGGGGCTGGAGGCGGTCCCAAATTTAGTCTATCGCCAGCGGTCAACGGGGAGGATCCATCGGTCGGCCGCTTTTGAATATACGGATATCGCTCACCAGCCTCCCCCTGATTTTTCCGATCTCGACCTGGCCGCCTATTTGAGTCCCCAGCCTGTTATCCCCTACTGCATCAGCCGGGGTTGTTATTGGGGGAAATGTGTCTTTTGCCAGAACCGCTACGGGGACCGGCAAGTTCGCCGCTATCAGGTGGTTCCCGTAGATAAAGCCATCGAAGAACTATCGGCCTTGGCGGACCGATACGGCTCGAACCATTTTAATTTCAGTAACGACGTGATCGATCCGAAATATCTGAAGCGGTTCAGTCAGGCGGTCGAATCCTCCGGCCGGAAGTTTGTCTGGAATACGGATTTACGGGCGGAGAAGGCCTATACCAGGGATGTCTGCCGACTGATGGCCAGGGCCGGGTTAAACGCT
It encodes:
- a CDS encoding proteasome accessory factor PafA2 family protein is translated as MSIPKIIGLEQEYAMQFKGGSNLSAFEVSCLLINTYARKIGLRKPGQGLLWDYAHETPYQDIRGTLFRKSAFQQIVGEEDNRRINAPLPNGARLYTDHGHPEYSTPECLSARQALACDKAGEVILAQALEAMKAVYPELRLRLFKNNSDHQGHSYGCHENYLMDATDHQAWLVENPHWAARVLIPFLVTRQVMAGAGKVGSEESARPGVLYQVSQRADFMENLFGLETMYARPIINTRAEHHADAGRFRRLHLIMGDANLCETAAFLKLGTTQIVLKMMEDHFIREDLTLQNPLKAIRQVSTAFDHPLEMSQGPRMTALQIQRRLLERAEAYQYSDAAAQLPDYGLIVERWAKVLDGLEGLKLSTDLDIEDDPGDLIRKLDWVLKLWLLNRYRHSRNCGWDHPWLRVLDLHYHGLDDGEGLFYHLQADGMTDRLIADEEIRPFVYEAPEDTRAWFRSRCIQKFAAEILWLNWEVVGFNHGNVHRMIPLLNPLQGTRDQFESLFTEARNSVELISRLESTGI
- the acs gene encoding acetate--CoA ligase, producing MSQGIQVLMSEERTFPPPKEFSARAHIKSIEEYQKIYNWSAENTEEFWARMAGEHLTWYRKWDKVWDWDFYKPSVQFFVGGKLNASYNCLDRHLGSPLRNKAALIWEGDLGDYKTYTYQQLYTEVNRFANVLKKNGITKGDRVTIYLPMIPELPIAMLACARIGAIHSIVFGGFSPSSLRDRIQDCQSTLVITADNGLRGNKLVPLKTNADEALKECPFVGKVIVVNRAGKTEMQTGRDLWWHEQMKAPDIGNYCEPEVMDAEDPLFILYTSGSTGKPKGVLHTTGGYLLYTNLTFKWIFDYHEELTHFCTADIGWVTGHSYIVYGPLSAGATSLMYEGIPTYPNAGRFWDIVDKHQVNIIYTAPTAIRALMREGTDWVTRHDLSSLRLLGTVGEPINPEAWMWYYKYVGKEKLPIVDTWWQTETGGILITPLPGAMTLKPGSAAGPFPGIFPKVIKEDGSAAKANEGGYLIIEKPWPGMLRGTYGDPENKRIKEVYFSRFPGMYMTGDGARVDQDGDYWLLGRIDDVINISGHRLGTAEVESALVSHQSVAESAVVGFPHEIKGEGIYVFVTLKEGFVPTDELKKTLVAHVRKVIGPIASPDKLQFTSGLPKTRSGKIMRRILRKIAQGDVEELGDVSTLADPSVVGSLVKERL
- a CDS encoding proteasome accessory factor PafA2 family protein: MRHRIFGTENEYAPFDHNQTATPQVPLSNRGWPEDQGELAAGLIEGLQGCQYPRAGEFLGNGGRLYLDRGGHPEYATPECRTVKDLVAHEKAGDVLIQALVEKVRSQQPHNRLHVYKNNCDSYGHTYGGHENYLVTSLAMKHLDRLVPFLVTRQIYTGTGKIMTSPLCSLPAFQISQRADFFDATFSDRTSETRGIINIRKREIARPGENQRLHIIVGDSNMSQPALALKIGTTALILRLLEEEALGEVLALGAPAQAIKAISRSLKAPVAIRRQGRTLQYTALEVQSLYLEKALRFCARPGTDPEEIRWLGLWEYVLKALKFLEISQSEMLLINDPGELKRKIDWVLKLWLLSRSRSKGADDRQLKLLDLIYHDLDPASGLFERCQALGLVDRLVDEERIRQARRNPPADTRARLRGLIIQKAFHQNVDVQVENWESIQVRAHHRRAGINHPFRNLTTAMNKLGIRLDDPFQGENPQALEELEQFILAWG
- a CDS encoding radical SAM protein — its product is MENSSTSFQALLLQPPPGDLTGPYPALGYLKSYAAHQGFCVKVKDLGIEALDHLTRPDRIAPLLDQARSMLGGLKAQKALDASAQQHYRFLLAALAAGRPPQWFSTNLEIFRDPDRFYDYREYQKARLALNAFFGLLSAVHFPTVLTAAEYPTAGSLKTWPAILEHCQARVNPYVHYYEEVLFPLLAAHPPALVGISMVFANQSVQALVLGRLIKRHFPQIQVTMGGAYLSQWVMLLEGARLEEFFQCTDSIVIGEGEKPFARLLGKISNGQGLEAVPNLVYRQRSTGRIHRSAAFEYTDIAHQPPPDFSDLDLAAYLSPQPVIPYCISRGCYWGKCVFCQNRYGDRQVRRYQVVPVDKAIEELSALADRYGSNHFNFSNDVIDPKYLKRFSQAVESSGRKFVWNTDLRAEKAYTRDVCRLMARAGLNAVAIGFESGCQKVLEAMDKGNRVPTTRQVLKNLYQAGVATQAMGFFGFPGETEADGEKTVRFLEENIACISYYVMGLLLVLPGSRMYEDPRRFGVTALRYEGNSLMTPEPVWKSDIRMSMAAVNRLYQRLSRLEALYLLDDYPYVGGLSTNHGFLYFKSGPDILKVLRKQEKEGTHQQMLVA